The sequence below is a genomic window from Humulus lupulus chromosome 3, drHumLupu1.1, whole genome shotgun sequence.
TTTCCTCACTACTACTTACTATATCAGCACTTCTTGCctgggaagaacatcttacaacCTTTCCTTTGGAAGGAAGTGACCTCTTGGGTGCTGACTTATTAACCAAAAGAACTGGTGGGTCACACTTTTGCGTGGTATCTCTTAATAAAGTGTCTGATCCGAGCCTATTCTCCAAAACTTTAtattttttctcaaaaatatagCTCAACTTCTTTGCCATCATGTGAACATCATTGATAGGAGGATTATAGTGCATGGCATTGGAAAAAGTTAATCTGACATCACCTGCAAACTCTGAAATGCCATAATAGTCATTCCTTTCCAGTTTAGATTTTATTGTTCCCAAGTCCATGGGTTTAGCAATGATCGAAAGGTAGTCAGGAATGTTCAGAGCAACAGGATCAACCGGTTGGTTGAAAATCCAACCAAATTCATGAGACATCAGATCTTCCAAAATTGACGAACACATCACCAGGGCACTGGTTTCTGTCTTCTGTTTCTTCTCACTCTGACACCCAACCATCCATGTTGAACCTCGATCATTACCAGACACAACACTAGTACTTGACATCATGTAGTCATTAATTTCAACACCACATGATGTCCCCGGATCAGTTTTTATACTCTCCTTGGAAAATTTGATCTTCAGCCTCTTGGGTTGTACGAGCATCATAATGGCAATTAGTTGCAGAACTCAATGAACACCACTCTGCATTGTTATTCAGacagaaaaatatattaatatatattttactttgggGGAGGAGATTCCAACTTGGGACCTCGTCAAAATGGATTGGTGTAGCACAACTAGGCTATGTCTATCACTACAatccaacaatatatatatatatatatatcaataaggACCAATACTCAATAATTATGTTCAAATAATTTAGATTTTTATTAAATGATTTACGATCTGGTTGGGAAACTTTTTTATAACATATTAATAAAATACCAATTCAATATCTAAAATTAATGATGATATAATTTTTCATTTTGTAAACATTATACAGAGTACAATAGTAATCActgattttttttcatattaatacatatttatttatttgcatgTGTGATAGTACTATCATAACAAACAGTAACAAATTCAAACGCTTACATGCCTGTTGCAATTACTAATTTGTTAACAGTGACtctatttgtaaaaaaaaaatatgaaggtAATTTAATAAAGTACCAATTCCAGAAATTAAAACTAACTTCAAATGGAAAAATTGGTAAGAATCGTTGTCAAAATCATCCacataataaatacataaatattaacTTTGGAATTTGATCTAGTAATTTAGATGGAATTTGGAAATGAAACCTAAAAtaggtttaattaatatagctTATCATTGACATGTGATTATTGATTTGTGTTTATGATAGGAATATTCCTATATATTATAGGTAGTCAATAATAAGGTTAGAATTAATGTTGTTATAGATTACAATTTTTAATAGAATATTAGAATTAGCCTACTAGTTACTACTTTTGAAAGAACACAAAGGAAAATTAGAGACCTAAGGTGATGTTTGGTTAGGGATAATAGAATGAAATGAAAAAGAATCCATTTTCATTCCATTCTTTTGTTTGGTTGTATTTTAGTGTATTGGAATGTCATTCcgatgaaaaaaataataattttgtacTCACTTCGAAACGTTCAAACTAAACACTAAGGATAAGGCTATATTTGCTAATAGgaggaaaagaaaaagagaggagGAAGTACATAATCTAGTGAAATAGAATAAATGAACGATTACTCTCAATCTTTATGTTTCTTACGAGGAGAACGATTGAAAGTTCATTAATCTTCATAGTACTAAACATACTATAGAAGTTCAATGAGTACGTGATGGCTTATTCTTTATTTAGTGTATtctgaaaaataaatattaatcaaaataatgagagaaaaGAAAGATATTTTAAGGATATAGTGTTAAGTAACAATTGCCCCTTTCATATGTGATTATACCATATTTGTTCATCACAATCAATCAATGACTCAATGTCCTTTCTTTCATAACTTATGTGTACTTCCtttcaaaaaataaaacttaTGAGTAcccaattatatttttaattgaagTGTGAAAAATGTGAACCTTACAACTcaatattaaaatttaagtgaGATATGATTACTAAATTAGGCATACCACGGTATGTTTTTATCATATGAAggattttgttatatatatattttatataacttCCCATTTTTCATGAATATATATGCTAGTTTGAAGTGAAACATGTGCCTAAGTTAACAACcgcaatttttatttttaataaaattattttcttCACAAGTTATTTTTCCATATAATTTTATCACAAAATATTTCAActaattttcatcaaccttaccAAAAACATAAGTGTAATTTACTAAAGGCAAAAGAAACGACGTGTAATAGATGATATAGTTTATTAATTCCCCTATTTCTTTTTATGCCCCTCAGCAAATTTTACAGATTAAATTCATGTAACTAATAACTTTTCCATTCCAAATTCCAAATcctaagtccaagagttatggtgaGAGTGCAAGTATAGCAAGAAAGAAAAGATCAAAATAAACAATTGATGCGAGCTCTTGAGAATGAAAATAACTAACTGTATTTTGTGTCTACTCATTTGAAACGTTTTCAGCTAATAGACAACAATAGGCAATCCACAAGATCTAATACTATAAGAAGGTTTCAGCTATAGACAACATTATGCAATAGGCAGGATCTATTCCTAATCTACAAGAAGGTTGGCTTCTTCCAAGTCATGACAACTTTATATTGTAGCAAAGAGTTTTATAAGGGACAATGAGAGAAAATGGAATCATCTTTACAAGGCTCAAGAGGCATATAGTGTAAATTAAGCCGATTGACCAAGAAATGCTAATAGTATATGTGTATCAACATTTATATAACATAGTCAGTGAGAATTGTGATGagattgtaaaataaaaaaataggtcTTCCTTATTAGTAAAATCATCATTAGCTGATTacttgatttttaaaaaaatatatatttatatatatataaaaagtgatCAAATTTACATGataaaaagtaaagaaaaatgCATAATCTTGAAAGAGACATTATATCAAACACGTTGCAAGCAATTATACCAGAATACaggaaaatgattttttttttctttcacttttgctGTTTAGCAACTTGTAAATTATAGTAAAGTGATTTGTAGGAACCCTTTTTCCCATAAACACGAAGctaaaacaaattaattttaaaccTCTATGGAAAACCCATCAAGGAAGAAAATCAAGCCCTGTGCGAATACCGaacaataataaatgcatacacaTACATAAGGCACGAAGTGATAGAagcaaaagaagaagaataaaaagacATACTCTTATACGATGATTCTGACGA
It includes:
- the LOC133823580 gene encoding transcription factor GTE12-like isoform X3 — encoded protein: MMLVQPKRLKIKFSKESIKTDPGTSCGVEINDYMMSSTSVVSGNDRGSTWMVGCQSEKKQKTETSALVMCSSILEDLMSHEFGWIFNQPVDPVALNIPDYLSIIAKPMDLGTIKSKLERNDYYGISEFAGDVRLTFSNAMHYNPPINDVHMMAKKLSYIFEKKYKVLENRLGSDTLLRDTTQKCDPPVLLVNKSAPKRSLPSKGKVVRCSSQARSADIVEHSKTNTNSLQKLGKNFIKGTDKSSRRLRVSVNAKKPSSITLKQCSSCGSIACRCSLYSEISSDRLLGRDHPCSTTSRTDCRPKPDLESESENITTSREESTPTVKLSLQESLRAAKAVAAKLKSRYADTILKVEDKHCVDSFKATQGDKRTNLEKLKHDKELEQRQPEDRSFFGGGGYR